Proteins encoded together in one Calonectris borealis chromosome W, bCalBor7.hap1.2, whole genome shotgun sequence window:
- the LOC142074673 gene encoding nucleolar protein 6-like isoform X1: protein MAGSPEAAAQGREPPAGGAARSGKRAAPAGAGALQPAKLSRAELYKPPTSEELSQLKETEDLFHSSLLRLQIEELLKEVTLKETKKKKIDAFLHEINSLLSAIPETPETELTDQAWLPKGVKVPFLQVPFGVKGRFRFLPPAELKVVGSYLLGTCIKPEINVDVAVTMPREIFQDKDNLNQRYHRKRALYLAHIAQHFSKEQLFGSVKFAYMNSNHLKPILLLRPQGKDEKMVTVRLHACPAPGLFKPSRFYPSKNNVRTAWFMEQSTPKEGTTEPPTPHYNNSILCDTVLLSHLHFLSSAATDFPGMKDGLALLKVWLNQRQLSKGLGCFSGFLVSMLVAYLLMKRKIVKMMSGYQVLRSTLQFLATTDLSVTGISLAKDADASLPVLDDFHQAFEVVFVDPSGLVNLCADMTASKYHQVQFEAKRSMEILDDRMVDSFQVLLMTAKPMLRAFDHVFHLKHVSKLQAACKKMQLLNELMDWGGNYVAAALPFVVSLLARGLAGRALLVTHSLPQIPEWPIDAEPPKHKDVGPLAFGLLFVPEFAASTLEKGPQADHPEALDFRTFWGEKSELRRFQDGSICEAVVWEADTVCQKRLIPEQIVRHLLKVHTDIPESSICYTGALLESVIRTGQEASGTGEEAMVSVVCSYDDLSRKLWNLKGLPLTVTAVQGVHPALRYTDVFPPIPMKPIYSFHTRIRTKHLLLPSEEKPCPAYIAPLKIICHMEGSGQWPQDKEAIKRIKAAFHLQLAELLQQQHQLVCRPAVTHTDVYKDGYVFRLQVAYHREPLILKEVVTPEGMLKYQDTEESRQLELETLHLPYLTSSLHGLQQQHPVFGSACRLAKRWVSAQLLSDNISEECVDLLVAFLFLHPAPFTPPSSPQVGFLRFLDLLATFDWKNNPLIVNLNAGLTDADCTEIKNKFVAARSRLPIMFIATPKDRWSSMWTQERPSAQILQRLLVLASESLRALEEQLMDPLNSQDVKMVFRPPLDFYDVLIHLNPNQIPRHLESVDRPLKSFSRGVVKNSTAVKILFPVVDYDPAQCYLRELRDAFSDLALFFYDKHGGEVIAVLWKPLSFQPQPFKVSSMKGRMVTTLNNELVCVPNVEAILEDFEVLGEGLVKSVEARTEKWTI, encoded by the exons ATGGCG GGCTCTCcggaggcggcggcgcagggccgggagccccccgccgggggcgcggcgcggagcgggaagagggctgccccggccggggccggagccCTGCAGCCGGCGAAGCTGAGCCGGGCCGAGCTCTACAAGCCGCCGACCAGCGAGGAGCTGAGCCAGCTGAAGGAGACGGAGGACCTCTTCCACTCCAGCCTGCTCCGCCTGCAG ATCGAAGAGCTTCTGAAGGAGGTGACATTGAAGGagacgaagaagaagaagattGATGCCTTCCTCCATGAAATTAACAGCCTGCTGAGCGCCATCCCAGAGACCCCAGAAACTGAA CTCACCGACCAGGCCTGGCTCCCCAAGGGCGTGAAGGTCCCATTCCTACAGGTGCCGTTTGGCGTGAAGGGGAGGTTCCGCTTCCTGCCCCCGGCTGAGCTGAAGGTGGTGGGCAGCTACCTGCTGGGCACCTGCATTAAACCGGAGATCAACGTGGACGTGGCGGTGACCATGCCGCGG GAAATCTTCCAGGACAAAGATAACCTGAACCAGCGCTACCACAGGAAGAGAGCTCTGTACCTGGCCCACATCGCCCAGCACTTCTCCAAGGAGCAGCTCTTCGGCAGCGTGAAGTTTGCCTACATGAACAGCAACCATCTCAAGCCCATCCTGCTGCTGAGGCCTCAAG GCAAGGATGAGAAGATGGTCACCGTCCGACTCCATGCCTGTCCTGCACCGGGTCTCTTCAAACCCAGCCGCTTCTATCCCAGCAAGAACAACGTCCGGACAGCCTGGTTCATGGAGCAGAGCACCCCCAAAGAAG GAACCACTGAGCCCCCGACCCCGCACTACAACAACTCCATCCTCTGTGACACGGTGCTGCTGTCCCACCTGCACTTCTTGTCTAGCGCAGCCACCGACTTCCCAGGCATGAAGGATGGCCTGGCCCTTCTCAAAGTTTGGCTAAACCAGCGGCAGCTCAGCAAG GGCTTGGGGTGCTTCAGTGGCTTCTTGGTCTCCATGCTGGTTGCCTACCTGCTGATGAAACGCAAGATCGTCAAGATGATGAGTGGGTACCAGGTGCTGAGGAGCACCCTGCAGTTCCTGG CCACCACTGATCTGAGCGTGACGGGGATCAGCCTAGCGAAGGATGCGGATGCCTCCCTG cctgtcctggATGACTTCCACCAGGCATTTGAAGTGGTCTTTGTGGATCCCTCTGGGCTGGTGAACCTCTGCGCTGATATGACTGCCAGCAAATACCACCAG GTCCAGTTCGAAGCCAAGCGCTCCATGGAAATTTTGGATGATCGGATGGTGGACAGCTTTCAGGTGCTGCTCATGACCGCGAAGCCCATGCTCAGAGCCTTTGACCATGTCTTCCA CCTGAAGCATGTCTCcaagctgcaggctgcctgcaagAAGATGCAGCTGCTGAACGAGTTGATGGATTGGGGTGGGAACTACGTGGCTGCGGCCCTTCCCTTCGTTGTCTCGCTGCTGGCCCGTGGGCTAGCGGGGAGAGCGCTGCTCGTGACTCACTCCTTGCCCCAGATCCCCGAG TGGCCGATTGACGCTGAGCCCCCGAAACACAAGGATGTTGGGCCTCTGGCATTTGGGCTTCTGTTTGTCCCCGAGTTTGCTGCCAGCACGCTGGAGAAGGGACCGCAGGCTGATCACCCTGAG GCCCTGGACTTCCGGACCTTCTGGGGGGAGAAATCGGAGCTGCGGCGGTTCCAGGATGGCAGCATCTGTGAGGCAGTGGTGTGGGAGGCCGACACTGTCTGCCAGAAGCGCCTCATTCCTGAGCAGATCGTCAGGCACCTGCTGAAGGT CCACACGGACATTCCTGAATCCTCCATCTGCTACACTGGCGCCCTGTTGGAATCTGTGATCAGGACTGGGCAAGAG GCATCGGGGACGGGCGAGGAGGCCATGGTCAGCGTCGTCTGCTCCTACGATGACCTGAGCCGCAAGCTGTGGAACCTGAAGGGGCTGCCGCTGACGGTGACGGCTGTGCAGGGCGTCCATCCAGCCCTCCGGTACACGGAC GTCTTCCCTCCCATTCCCATGAAGCCAATTTATTCCTTCCATACTCGAATCAGGACCAAGCACTTGCTGCTTCCCTCGGAGGAGAAGCCCTGCCCGGCCTACATAGCCCCTTTGAAGA TCATCTGCCACATGGAAGGCAGTGGCCAGTGGCCACAGGACAAAGAAGCTATCAAGCGCATcaaagcagctttccacctccagcTGGCTgaactcctccagcagcagcaccagctagTTTGCAGACCTGCGGTCACCCACACCGACGTGTACAAG GACGGCTACGTTTTCCGTCTTCAAGTAGCCTACCACCGGGAGCCCCTGATCTTGAAGGAAGTGGTCACCCCGGAAGGGATGCTGAAGTACCAGGATACAGAGGAGTCtcggcagctggagctggagacgTTGCATCTGCCCTATCTAACGAGCTCCCTGCATGG gctccagcagcagcaccccgtCTTTGGCAGCGCTTGCCGGCTGGCCAAGCGCTGGGTCAGCGCCCAGCTCCTGAGCGACAACATCTCTGAGGAGTGCGTGGACCTCCTTGTGGCATTTCTCTTCCTCCACCCGGCCCCCTTCACGCCACccag ctctccccaggTGGGGTTCCTGcgcttcctcgacctgctggcaacctTTGACTGGAAAAACAACCCTCTGATCGTCAACCTGAACGCTGGCCTCACAG ATGCTGACTGCACAGAGATCAAGAACAAGTTTGTGGCTGCTCGCTCTCGCCTCCCCATCATGTTCATTGCCACCCCGAAAGACAGGTGGAGCTCCATGTGGACTCAAGAGCGACCCTCAGCGCAG ATCCTGCAGCGCCTTCTCGTGCTGGCCTCAGAGTCTCTCCGCGCCCTGGAGGAGCAGCTCATGGACCCGCTCAACAGCCAGGATGTGAAG aTGGTCTTCCGCCCTCCTTTGGACTTCTACGATGTCCTAATCCACCTGAATCCAAACCAGATTCCTCGACATCTGGAGAGCGTGGACCGGCCACTAAAGTCATTTTCCCGGGGTGTGGTGAAGAACAGCACTGCAGTGAAGATCCTCTTTCCTGTGGTGGATTATGACCCTGCACAGTGCTACCTCCGGGAGCTGAGA GACGCCTTCAGCGATCTCGCCTTGTTTTTCTACGACAAACATGGTGGGGAAGTGATTGCAGTTTTGTGGAAACCTTTGAGCTTTCAGCCTCAGCCTTTTAAG
- the LOC142074673 gene encoding nucleolar protein 6-like isoform X2 — MAGSPEAAAQGREPPAGGAARSGKRAAPAGAGALQPAKLSRAELYKPPTSEELSQLKETEDLFHSSLLRLQIEELLKEVTLKETKKKKIDAFLHEINSLLSAIPETPETELTDQAWLPKGVKVPFLQVPFGVKGRFRFLPPAELKVVGSYLLGTCIKPEINVDVAVTMPREIFQDKDNLNQRYHRKRALYLAHIAQHFSKEQLFGSVKFAYMNSNHLKPILLLRPQGKDEKMVTVRLHACPAPGLFKPSRFYPSKNNVRTAWFMEQSTPKEGTTEPPTPHYNNSILCDTVLLSHLHFLSSAATDFPGMKDGLALLKVWLNQRQLSKGLGCFSGFLVSMLVAYLLMKRKIVKMMSGYQVLRSTLQFLATTDLSVTGISLAKDADASLPVLDDFHQAFEVVFVDPSGLVNLCADMTASKYHQVQFEAKRSMEILDDRMVDSFQVLLMTAKPMLRAFDHVFHLKHVSKLQAACKKMQLLNELMDWGGNYVAAALPFVVSLLARGLAGRALLVTHSLPQIPEWPIDAEPPKHKDVGPLAFGLLFVPEFAASTLEKGPQADHPEALDFRTFWGEKSELRRFQDGSICEAVVWEADTVCQKRLIPEQIVRHLLKVHTDIPESSICYTGALLESVIRTGQEASGTGEEAMVSVVCSYDDLSRKLWNLKGLPLTVTAVQGVHPALRYTDVFPPIPMKPIYSFHTRIRTKHLLLPSEEKPCPAYIAPLKIICHMEGSGQWPQDKEAIKRIKAAFHLQLAELLQQQHQLVCRPAVTHTDVYKDGYVFRLQVAYHREPLILKEVVTPEGMLKYQDTEESRQLELETLHLPYLTSSLHGLQQQHPVFGSACRLAKRWVSAQLLSDNISEECVDLLVAFLFLHPAPFTPPSSPQVGFLRFLDLLATFDWKNNPLIVNLNAGLTGRC, encoded by the exons ATGGCG GGCTCTCcggaggcggcggcgcagggccgggagccccccgccgggggcgcggcgcggagcgggaagagggctgccccggccggggccggagccCTGCAGCCGGCGAAGCTGAGCCGGGCCGAGCTCTACAAGCCGCCGACCAGCGAGGAGCTGAGCCAGCTGAAGGAGACGGAGGACCTCTTCCACTCCAGCCTGCTCCGCCTGCAG ATCGAAGAGCTTCTGAAGGAGGTGACATTGAAGGagacgaagaagaagaagattGATGCCTTCCTCCATGAAATTAACAGCCTGCTGAGCGCCATCCCAGAGACCCCAGAAACTGAA CTCACCGACCAGGCCTGGCTCCCCAAGGGCGTGAAGGTCCCATTCCTACAGGTGCCGTTTGGCGTGAAGGGGAGGTTCCGCTTCCTGCCCCCGGCTGAGCTGAAGGTGGTGGGCAGCTACCTGCTGGGCACCTGCATTAAACCGGAGATCAACGTGGACGTGGCGGTGACCATGCCGCGG GAAATCTTCCAGGACAAAGATAACCTGAACCAGCGCTACCACAGGAAGAGAGCTCTGTACCTGGCCCACATCGCCCAGCACTTCTCCAAGGAGCAGCTCTTCGGCAGCGTGAAGTTTGCCTACATGAACAGCAACCATCTCAAGCCCATCCTGCTGCTGAGGCCTCAAG GCAAGGATGAGAAGATGGTCACCGTCCGACTCCATGCCTGTCCTGCACCGGGTCTCTTCAAACCCAGCCGCTTCTATCCCAGCAAGAACAACGTCCGGACAGCCTGGTTCATGGAGCAGAGCACCCCCAAAGAAG GAACCACTGAGCCCCCGACCCCGCACTACAACAACTCCATCCTCTGTGACACGGTGCTGCTGTCCCACCTGCACTTCTTGTCTAGCGCAGCCACCGACTTCCCAGGCATGAAGGATGGCCTGGCCCTTCTCAAAGTTTGGCTAAACCAGCGGCAGCTCAGCAAG GGCTTGGGGTGCTTCAGTGGCTTCTTGGTCTCCATGCTGGTTGCCTACCTGCTGATGAAACGCAAGATCGTCAAGATGATGAGTGGGTACCAGGTGCTGAGGAGCACCCTGCAGTTCCTGG CCACCACTGATCTGAGCGTGACGGGGATCAGCCTAGCGAAGGATGCGGATGCCTCCCTG cctgtcctggATGACTTCCACCAGGCATTTGAAGTGGTCTTTGTGGATCCCTCTGGGCTGGTGAACCTCTGCGCTGATATGACTGCCAGCAAATACCACCAG GTCCAGTTCGAAGCCAAGCGCTCCATGGAAATTTTGGATGATCGGATGGTGGACAGCTTTCAGGTGCTGCTCATGACCGCGAAGCCCATGCTCAGAGCCTTTGACCATGTCTTCCA CCTGAAGCATGTCTCcaagctgcaggctgcctgcaagAAGATGCAGCTGCTGAACGAGTTGATGGATTGGGGTGGGAACTACGTGGCTGCGGCCCTTCCCTTCGTTGTCTCGCTGCTGGCCCGTGGGCTAGCGGGGAGAGCGCTGCTCGTGACTCACTCCTTGCCCCAGATCCCCGAG TGGCCGATTGACGCTGAGCCCCCGAAACACAAGGATGTTGGGCCTCTGGCATTTGGGCTTCTGTTTGTCCCCGAGTTTGCTGCCAGCACGCTGGAGAAGGGACCGCAGGCTGATCACCCTGAG GCCCTGGACTTCCGGACCTTCTGGGGGGAGAAATCGGAGCTGCGGCGGTTCCAGGATGGCAGCATCTGTGAGGCAGTGGTGTGGGAGGCCGACACTGTCTGCCAGAAGCGCCTCATTCCTGAGCAGATCGTCAGGCACCTGCTGAAGGT CCACACGGACATTCCTGAATCCTCCATCTGCTACACTGGCGCCCTGTTGGAATCTGTGATCAGGACTGGGCAAGAG GCATCGGGGACGGGCGAGGAGGCCATGGTCAGCGTCGTCTGCTCCTACGATGACCTGAGCCGCAAGCTGTGGAACCTGAAGGGGCTGCCGCTGACGGTGACGGCTGTGCAGGGCGTCCATCCAGCCCTCCGGTACACGGAC GTCTTCCCTCCCATTCCCATGAAGCCAATTTATTCCTTCCATACTCGAATCAGGACCAAGCACTTGCTGCTTCCCTCGGAGGAGAAGCCCTGCCCGGCCTACATAGCCCCTTTGAAGA TCATCTGCCACATGGAAGGCAGTGGCCAGTGGCCACAGGACAAAGAAGCTATCAAGCGCATcaaagcagctttccacctccagcTGGCTgaactcctccagcagcagcaccagctagTTTGCAGACCTGCGGTCACCCACACCGACGTGTACAAG GACGGCTACGTTTTCCGTCTTCAAGTAGCCTACCACCGGGAGCCCCTGATCTTGAAGGAAGTGGTCACCCCGGAAGGGATGCTGAAGTACCAGGATACAGAGGAGTCtcggcagctggagctggagacgTTGCATCTGCCCTATCTAACGAGCTCCCTGCATGG gctccagcagcagcaccccgtCTTTGGCAGCGCTTGCCGGCTGGCCAAGCGCTGGGTCAGCGCCCAGCTCCTGAGCGACAACATCTCTGAGGAGTGCGTGGACCTCCTTGTGGCATTTCTCTTCCTCCACCCGGCCCCCTTCACGCCACccag ctctccccaggTGGGGTTCCTGcgcttcctcgacctgctggcaacctTTGACTGGAAAAACAACCCTCTGATCGTCAACCTGAACGCTGGCCTCACAG GCAGATGCTGA